A window of Lujinxingia sediminis contains these coding sequences:
- the rplL gene encoding 50S ribosomal protein L7/L12: MADVTKEQVVEFLSNMSVMDLAGLVEELEEKWGVSAAAAAPVMMAAGPGGAEAAAEQTEFDVVLASFGDQKIKVIKAVRELTGLGLKDAKDLVEGAPSTVKEGVDKEEGEKFKAALEEVGATVELK, from the coding sequence ATGGCTGATGTCACCAAAGAACAAGTCGTTGAGTTTCTTAGCAACATGAGCGTGATGGACCTTGCCGGTCTCGTCGAAGAGCTGGAAGAGAAGTGGGGCGTGAGCGCCGCCGCTGCCGCTCCGGTGATGATGGCTGCCGGCCCGGGCGGTGCGGAAGCTGCCGCTGAGCAGACCGAATTCGACGTTGTTCTTGCCAGCTTCGGCGACCAGAAGATCAAGGTCATCAAGGCCGTCCGCGAGCTCACCGGTCTGGGTCTTAAGGACGCCAAGGATCTGGTCGAAGGCGCTCCCTCGACCGTTAAGGAAGGCGTTGATAAGGAAGAGGGCGAGAAGTTCAAGGCTGCCCTTGAAGAAGTCGGCGCGACCGTCGAACTCAAGTAA
- the rplA gene encoding 50S ribosomal protein L1, producing MAKRGKKYAAASAKVDNLKRYELEEAISLVKEISFAKFDESVDAAINLNVNPRHADQMVRGAVSLPHGIGKDTRVLVFAKGEKAKEAEEAGADFVGSDELIEKINGGWTDWDVTVATPDMMGQVGRIGRVLGPRGLMPNPKAGTVTFDVAKIVKELKAGRVEFRVDKGGIIHIGVGRTSFDAVKLQENVVALLETLARLKPASSKSPYFKSIALSSTMSPSVKLDTAFARDLL from the coding sequence ATGGCTAAGCGCGGAAAGAAGTACGCTGCGGCGTCGGCGAAGGTCGATAACCTGAAGCGTTACGAGCTTGAAGAGGCCATCTCGCTGGTTAAAGAAATTTCGTTCGCGAAGTTCGACGAGTCGGTCGACGCGGCGATCAACCTCAACGTCAACCCCCGTCACGCCGACCAGATGGTTCGCGGCGCGGTTTCGCTGCCGCACGGTATCGGTAAAGACACCCGCGTGCTGGTTTTCGCCAAGGGCGAGAAAGCCAAAGAAGCCGAAGAAGCCGGTGCGGACTTTGTGGGAAGCGACGAGTTGATCGAGAAGATCAACGGCGGCTGGACCGACTGGGACGTCACCGTGGCGACGCCGGACATGATGGGCCAGGTCGGTCGTATCGGTCGTGTGCTCGGTCCGCGTGGTCTTATGCCCAACCCGAAGGCCGGTACGGTGACCTTCGACGTGGCCAAGATCGTCAAAGAGCTCAAAGCCGGTCGCGTGGAGTTCCGCGTGGACAAGGGCGGCATCATCCACATCGGCGTGGGTCGTACCAGCTTCGATGCGGTCAAGCTGCAGGAGAACGTCGTGGCGTTGCTTGAGACGCTCGCGCGTCTGAAGCCGGCCAGCTCGAAGTCCCCGTACTTCAAGAGCATCGCGCTGAGCTCGACGATGAGCCCGTCGGTCAAGCTGGACACCGCGTTTGCGCGTGACTTGCTCTAA
- the rplJ gene encoding 50S ribosomal protein L10 — translation MNRAEKEQEVASIRSDLEQAKSVILASHVGMDVNTVNELRSKFRAEGVQYRVVKNTLAKLAISGTDMEVISDLFVGPVAIAFSAEDAVSPARVIKDFAKDHDAYEVRGGFLDGTALDVAGVKRLADMPTKDELRAKVLSLFTAVPTKFVRTLNAAPTSFLQVLTARKQDIEQSA, via the coding sequence ATGAATCGCGCGGAAAAAGAACAAGAAGTCGCGTCGATCCGCTCCGATCTCGAGCAGGCGAAATCCGTCATCCTGGCGAGTCATGTGGGTATGGACGTGAACACGGTGAACGAACTTCGCTCGAAGTTCCGCGCCGAGGGCGTTCAGTACCGGGTGGTCAAGAATACGCTGGCGAAGCTGGCGATCTCGGGCACCGACATGGAAGTGATCTCGGACTTGTTTGTGGGTCCTGTGGCCATCGCGTTCAGCGCGGAGGATGCAGTCAGCCCGGCCCGAGTGATCAAAGACTTTGCCAAGGATCACGACGCCTATGAGGTGCGTGGTGGCTTCCTGGACGGGACAGCGCTGGATGTAGCTGGCGTGAAGCGTCTGGCGGATATGCCGACCAAAGACGAGTTGCGCGCGAAAGTGCTCAGCCTGTTCACGGCGGTGCCCACCAAGTTTGTTCGCACGCTCAACGCCGCGCCGACCTCCTTCTTGCAGGTTCTTACGGCCCGCAAGCAGGATATCGAGCAGAGCGCCTGA
- the rplK gene encoding 50S ribosomal protein L11: protein MAKKVVGQIKLQVPAGKANPSPPVGPALGQHGVNIMEFCKAFNARTQDQPGMIIPVVITVYGDRSFDFITKTPPAAVLVLKELGIPSGSGVPNRDKVGQLTYEQVKKIAEIKLPDLTTDDIDAAARTVAGTCRSMGVDVIGMEVDNG, encoded by the coding sequence ATGGCTAAGAAAGTCGTAGGACAGATCAAGCTGCAGGTACCTGCGGGCAAGGCGAACCCCTCGCCGCCCGTCGGTCCGGCGTTGGGCCAGCACGGCGTCAACATCATGGAGTTCTGCAAGGCGTTTAACGCGCGGACTCAGGATCAGCCCGGAATGATCATTCCGGTCGTGATCACGGTGTACGGCGACCGCTCGTTCGACTTCATCACCAAGACCCCGCCGGCGGCGGTGCTGGTGCTCAAGGAGCTGGGGATTCCCTCGGGCTCCGGTGTGCCGAACCGCGATAAGGTGGGTCAGCTCACCTATGAGCAGGTCAAGAAGATCGCGGAGATCAAGCTCCCCGACCTCACGACCGATGACATTGATGCGGCCGCGCGTACGGTGGCCGGGACGTGTCGTTCGATGGGTGTGGATGTGATCGGTATGGAGGTGGACAATGGCTAA
- a CDS encoding anti-sigma factor family protein — MSAHAPDDKLLDLLYGELPSEEARALRAELDADPERRAAYEELRASRDIIARHTSQPARVPSTLTERILEDARTHTPSHTRSASDPRQSIWRRAWHSPGFRQSLVAAALLLGVAGILRALQLDTTTRPHDPLAEHGMAAPVSFETSALAENAKHEAMPDEESSAAAEKAPTEGAISEITNARGAGAAASARPQAEDHHQPLKRTAPAITAEASPAREAEPRPRTAPSPKPRASRRAEAPGAALADSPTDSTARAPQRAASPRRADSYGVGRSDFGATAPAAPQAQSDTFAPVEDRLDTAPTRERASAPSAEPSSLAASGGASLKQRSATPSTTNEHADIEADTPAADEDELVASPPPSLLQRARQARSTNDAEATLSFATRALSSERSPRARAEAYSLIAWAQEQLGDNEAAQHARDQAATLQREIDAAAP, encoded by the coding sequence ATGAGCGCGCACGCCCCCGACGACAAACTCCTCGACCTCCTCTACGGCGAACTTCCGTCCGAAGAGGCCCGAGCGCTGCGCGCCGAGCTCGACGCTGACCCCGAGCGGCGAGCGGCCTATGAGGAGCTGCGCGCATCGCGCGATATTATCGCCCGACACACCTCCCAGCCTGCCCGTGTCCCCTCCACGCTGACCGAACGCATCCTGGAAGACGCCCGCACCCACACGCCCTCCCACACTCGGTCCGCTTCCGACCCTCGTCAGTCTATCTGGCGACGCGCCTGGCATAGCCCCGGTTTCCGTCAGAGCCTTGTCGCTGCCGCCCTGCTCCTCGGCGTCGCCGGAATCCTACGCGCCTTACAACTCGACACCACCACGCGCCCCCACGATCCTCTGGCCGAACACGGTATGGCCGCCCCCGTCTCCTTCGAGACATCAGCCCTCGCCGAAAACGCCAAACATGAAGCCATGCCCGACGAAGAGAGCTCCGCGGCCGCCGAGAAAGCTCCCACCGAAGGCGCGATCTCCGAGATAACCAACGCGCGCGGAGCCGGCGCGGCTGCCTCCGCGCGCCCCCAGGCCGAAGATCATCACCAACCTCTCAAACGCACCGCTCCTGCAATCACCGCCGAAGCGTCGCCAGCGCGCGAAGCCGAACCGCGTCCCCGGACGGCCCCCTCCCCGAAACCCCGGGCCAGCCGCCGCGCCGAAGCTCCGGGTGCCGCTCTTGCCGATTCCCCCACGGACAGCACCGCCCGTGCGCCTCAACGCGCTGCATCTCCCCGCCGAGCAGACAGCTACGGCGTCGGAAGGAGCGACTTCGGTGCCACCGCACCGGCCGCCCCTCAGGCACAAAGCGACACCTTCGCCCCCGTTGAAGATCGCCTCGACACCGCCCCCACGCGTGAGCGCGCTTCCGCCCCTTCAGCCGAACCCTCCTCCCTCGCAGCATCTGGAGGCGCCTCTCTCAAACAGCGCTCTGCCACGCCCTCCACAACCAACGAACACGCGGACATCGAAGCCGACACCCCCGCCGCCGACGAGGACGAGCTCGTCGCATCGCCCCCTCCCTCCCTCCTGCAACGCGCCCGACAGGCCCGCAGCACCAACGACGCCGAAGCCACCCTCTCGTTTGCCACCCGGGCCCTCTCATCCGAGCGCAGCCCTCGCGCACGCGCCGAAGCCTACTCCCTCATCGCCTGGGCCCAGGAGCAGCTCGGCGACAACGAGGCAGCTCAACACGCCCGCGATCAGGCAGCCACACTCCAGCGCGAAATCGACGCTGCCGCCCCCTGA
- a CDS encoding endonuclease I family protein, which produces MMLHYTLPPLLTFLVLFVACVQPEAGTLPPDTPDVDLSDTAEDASEPKDTSAPEDVSDDDAEAIPDVQDTPPPEPWPCDPELDLNDRRYRHLHGLSDAQIQRGLLNMVSGHRALYYSTARQHLMNDIEPHDDGSIECAYTGRITEPDGSTTPDGFNTEHVWPQSRGADQEPPRSDIHHLFAVDGGVNSARSNHPYGTTSCSGNSCPWHENGSERGPSTDGRDPVFEVRPEFRGNVARAMFYFALRYQMPIEDREEAVLRQWHCEDPPDDYERNRNDLIQMLQSNRNPFIDRPDFVDNFDSFD; this is translated from the coding sequence ATGATGTTGCACTACACCCTCCCTCCCCTCCTGACGTTTCTGGTCCTCTTCGTTGCCTGCGTACAACCCGAAGCCGGCACGCTCCCCCCGGATACTCCCGACGTCGATCTCAGCGATACCGCCGAAGACGCATCCGAGCCCAAAGATACCTCCGCGCCCGAAGATGTCAGCGACGACGACGCCGAAGCGATCCCCGACGTCCAGGACACACCCCCGCCCGAGCCCTGGCCCTGCGACCCCGAGCTTGATCTCAACGATCGCCGCTACCGCCACCTCCATGGCTTGAGCGACGCGCAGATCCAGCGCGGTCTTCTCAACATGGTCTCCGGCCACCGCGCCCTCTACTACTCGACGGCGCGCCAGCACCTGATGAACGACATCGAGCCCCACGACGACGGCTCCATCGAATGCGCCTACACCGGCCGCATCACCGAGCCCGACGGCTCCACCACCCCCGATGGTTTCAACACCGAGCACGTCTGGCCCCAGAGCCGCGGCGCCGATCAGGAGCCCCCCCGCAGCGACATCCACCACCTCTTCGCCGTCGACGGCGGCGTCAACTCCGCGCGCAGCAACCACCCCTACGGCACCACCTCCTGCTCCGGCAACAGCTGCCCCTGGCACGAAAACGGCTCCGAGCGCGGCCCCTCCACCGACGGCCGCGACCCGGTCTTTGAGGTCCGCCCGGAGTTTCGCGGCAATGTCGCCCGCGCCATGTTCTACTTCGCGCTCCGCTACCAGATGCCCATCGAAGACCGCGAGGAAGCTGTCCTGCGCCAGTGGCACTGCGAAGATCCCCCTGACGACTACGAGCGCAACCGCAACGACCTCATCCAGATGCTCCAGTCCAACCGCAACCCCTTTATCGACCGCCCCGACTTTGTCGATAACTTCGATTCTTTCGATTAA
- a CDS encoding transglycosylase SLT domain-containing protein, translated as MIRNLPALPLALATLLTLALPLPAQAQSRGDAPPTELAQTNPREAGSSAHFRVIERFPGSDSLPPQIPSIAPTSPFAPIIEDVERNNWASAHRDLQNPELRPLLNDDASLRFLAATVAMEAGHPDQTRAILNELDPARDLPVLADYASLLKARAALATEDAHTATLAAAAIAPESLLYPDALILLAEALQKAGQPEDRQRAIEVLDLFLNAYPRHAQAAAAREQLATLLEATHPGRAAELYLNIRQQRPLSQAATRATRQLRTLDAHLTDAQRRLLDDTTPERALTLARARFDLHQSEHVISQLNTALERWPEDAPQRCEALYLIGRSHTKLRQHSAGTPVYNRILEHCADTEWELRALYLGGRGRWNAGDRRGALTLFERIWQTYADHSYADDAMYFAARILRSEDRPDEARDRLTAQLQRYPEGDMAKDAHWLLLREYFDRDDFQAVIDHVDNLDKTGEDDLYTKGRLHYFRARALLQAGRNDEAAQAFIKVTRDHPMSYYALLSFNQLARLQGSTEGLDICATVGPACEELLPANLQAAPVELPDELERDAGFQKASRLLTLGLTSLARRELTALRTRHANTPSTLWALASLLDAAHAYPISHDLARRHIHGWMDAYPTQTTRRHWSIAYPTPFKDTLTRYAEQRGLSPAIIYAIMREESGFNPRIESWANARGLLQLIEPTARRIAQRDGLEDFSFDLLFDPTLNIRLGSAYMRELASQTSAHPALIIAGYNGGFGNVSTWLKDFGNEDLDLFVENIPYGQTRDYTKRVLMSFWIYSYLYGDARVPTLSFTLPPP; from the coding sequence ATGATCCGCAATCTCCCCGCCCTCCCCCTCGCGCTCGCCACGCTCCTGACACTGGCGCTCCCGCTCCCCGCCCAGGCACAGTCGCGCGGCGACGCCCCCCCCACCGAGCTTGCGCAAACCAACCCGCGCGAGGCCGGCTCCAGCGCTCACTTCCGCGTCATCGAGCGCTTCCCCGGGAGCGATTCCCTCCCTCCTCAGATCCCCTCCATCGCTCCCACAAGCCCTTTTGCGCCCATCATCGAAGACGTCGAGCGCAACAACTGGGCCTCCGCCCACCGCGACCTTCAGAACCCCGAGCTGCGCCCCCTTCTCAACGATGACGCCTCCCTGCGCTTTCTCGCTGCAACCGTCGCCATGGAGGCCGGCCACCCCGATCAAACACGGGCCATCCTCAACGAGCTCGACCCCGCGCGCGATCTTCCGGTCCTGGCCGACTACGCCTCCCTGCTCAAAGCCCGCGCAGCCCTGGCCACAGAAGACGCCCACACCGCCACACTCGCTGCAGCGGCCATCGCCCCCGAAAGCCTGCTCTACCCCGACGCCCTCATTCTCCTGGCCGAAGCCCTCCAGAAAGCCGGCCAGCCCGAAGATCGCCAGCGTGCCATCGAGGTCCTCGATCTCTTCCTCAACGCCTACCCCCGCCACGCTCAGGCTGCTGCAGCCCGCGAGCAGCTCGCCACGCTCCTCGAAGCGACTCATCCCGGGCGCGCCGCCGAGCTCTACCTCAACATCCGCCAGCAACGCCCCTTAAGCCAGGCTGCAACCCGCGCCACCCGACAACTTCGCACCCTCGACGCCCACCTCACCGACGCCCAACGACGCCTCCTCGACGACACCACCCCCGAACGCGCGCTGACCCTGGCCCGTGCTCGCTTCGACCTTCACCAGAGCGAGCACGTCATCAGCCAGTTGAACACCGCCCTTGAGCGCTGGCCCGAAGACGCCCCCCAGCGCTGCGAAGCGCTCTACCTTATCGGGCGCTCTCACACCAAACTTCGCCAGCACTCCGCCGGCACCCCCGTCTACAACCGCATCCTGGAGCATTGCGCCGACACCGAGTGGGAACTTCGCGCCCTCTACCTGGGCGGACGCGGCCGCTGGAACGCAGGCGATCGCCGGGGCGCCCTCACCCTCTTTGAGCGCATCTGGCAAACATACGCCGACCACTCCTACGCCGACGACGCCATGTACTTCGCAGCCCGCATCCTGCGCTCCGAAGACCGCCCCGATGAGGCCCGCGACCGCCTCACTGCCCAGCTTCAACGCTACCCCGAGGGCGACATGGCCAAAGACGCCCACTGGCTTCTGCTGCGCGAATACTTCGACCGCGACGACTTCCAGGCCGTCATCGACCACGTCGACAACCTCGATAAAACCGGCGAAGACGACCTCTACACAAAAGGCCGCCTTCACTACTTCCGCGCCCGCGCCCTGCTGCAAGCCGGCCGCAACGACGAGGCCGCACAGGCTTTTATCAAAGTCACCCGCGACCACCCCATGAGCTACTACGCCCTGCTCAGCTTCAACCAGCTCGCCAGACTCCAGGGCAGCACCGAGGGACTGGACATCTGCGCCACCGTCGGCCCGGCCTGCGAAGAGCTCCTCCCGGCAAACCTTCAGGCCGCCCCCGTCGAACTTCCCGATGAGCTTGAGCGCGACGCCGGCTTTCAAAAAGCCTCCCGGCTCCTCACCCTCGGGCTGACCTCGCTTGCCCGGCGCGAGCTCACCGCGCTTCGCACCCGCCACGCCAACACCCCCTCCACCCTCTGGGCCCTGGCCTCCCTGCTCGACGCCGCCCACGCCTACCCCATCTCCCACGACCTGGCTCGCCGCCACATCCACGGCTGGATGGACGCCTACCCCACACAAACCACTCGCCGACACTGGTCCATCGCCTACCCCACCCCCTTCAAAGACACCCTGACCCGCTACGCCGAGCAGCGCGGGCTGAGCCCGGCCATCATCTACGCCATCATGCGCGAAGAGAGCGGTTTTAACCCCCGCATCGAGAGCTGGGCCAACGCCCGCGGCCTCCTCCAACTTATCGAACCCACCGCCCGCCGCATCGCCCAGAGAGACGGTCTTGAAGACTTCTCCTTCGATCTTCTCTTCGACCCCACCCTCAACATCCGTCTGGGATCGGCCTATATGCGCGAGCTCGCCAGCCAGACCAGCGCCCACCCCGCCCTCATCATCGCCGGCTACAACGGCGGCTTTGGCAACGTCTCCACCTGGCTCAAAGACTTCGGCAACGAAGACCTCGATCTCTTTGTCGAAAACATCCCCTACGGCCAGACGCGCGACTACACCAAGCGCGTCCTGATGAGTTTTTGGATCTACAGCTACCTCTACGGCGACGCCCGCGTCCCCACGCTTTCATTCACACTCCCCCCCCCTTAA
- a CDS encoding endonuclease I family protein, translating to MRHLSPLSTLTLLFALLIACSDAPDSAHDAGLVDIGDTTDLDADDPDADADVPDADVDDLDADADDLDADADDLDADTEEPDADVDDLDADTEEPDADVEEPDADVEEPDADVEEPDGWSCHPDAPLDLVRYTHLEGASDQALKDGLFQLVDGHTSYSYSDARDYMYAVVDGIDTQADGFIHCPYTGRLATPDGSRTPDNFNTEHSWPRSNGAQSPPPESDIHHLFPTWMPSNSARASHEFGNTNCTSDCSWQDGGSKLGTGTDGRSPVFEVRLENRGDIARAHFYFSVRYGLSIPAQEEVVLRQWHCEDPPDDWERLRNDRVEVVQDNRNPFIDRPDFVDHITDF from the coding sequence ATGCGTCATCTCTCCCCTCTTAGTACGCTCACGCTCCTCTTCGCCCTGCTCATCGCCTGCTCCGATGCTCCCGACTCCGCTCACGACGCGGGCCTCGTCGACATCGGTGACACCACCGACCTCGACGCGGACGATCCCGACGCCGACGCCGACGTGCCCGACGCCGACGTTGACGACCTCGACGCCGACGCCGACGACCTCGACGCCGACGCCGACGACCTCGACGCCGACACCGAAGAACCCGACGCCGACGTTGACGACCTCGACGCCGACACCGAAGAACCCGACGCCGATGTCGAAGAGCCCGACGCCGACGTCGAAGAGCCCGACGCCGACGTCGAAGAACCCGACGGCTGGAGCTGCCATCCCGATGCTCCCCTGGACCTCGTCCGGTACACCCACCTGGAAGGCGCCAGCGATCAGGCCTTGAAAGACGGTCTCTTCCAACTCGTCGACGGCCACACCTCCTACAGCTACTCCGATGCCCGCGACTACATGTACGCCGTCGTCGATGGCATCGACACCCAGGCCGACGGGTTTATCCACTGCCCCTACACAGGCCGACTGGCCACCCCCGACGGCTCTCGCACCCCCGACAACTTCAACACCGAGCACTCCTGGCCCCGCTCCAATGGCGCTCAAAGCCCGCCCCCGGAGAGCGACATCCACCATCTCTTTCCCACCTGGATGCCTTCCAACTCCGCACGCGCAAGCCACGAGTTCGGTAACACCAACTGCACCTCCGACTGCTCCTGGCAGGACGGCGGCTCCAAGCTCGGCACGGGCACCGATGGTCGCTCCCCGGTCTTTGAGGTCCGCCTGGAAAACCGCGGCGACATCGCCCGCGCTCACTTCTACTTCTCGGTTCGCTACGGCCTCTCCATCCCCGCCCAGGAAGAAGTCGTCCTGCGCCAGTGGCACTGCGAAGATCCCCCCGATGACTGGGAGCGCCTGCGTAACGACCGCGTCGAAGTCGTCCAGGACAACCGCAACCCCTTCATCGATCGCCCCGACTTCGTCGACCACATCACCGACTTCTGA
- a CDS encoding RNA polymerase sigma factor produces MLFAVIKSLLGRRASGAATEPRLDELSDEALMTRYAGGDQKAFTLLVTRHQGPLYNFILRSCRQPSLADELLQETFLRIVKSAASYSPDAKFTTWAYTIARNLCIDLARKHSRAHTLSLQKPLGDDEGATRQDILPDEQARSASVDHDRMVFRDRLDRALANLPEDQREVFILREISGLKFREIATMLDCPVPTIKSRMRYALQTLRGELADFASQSFDADEASEMLP; encoded by the coding sequence ATGCTCTTCGCCGTCATCAAATCCCTGCTCGGCCGCCGCGCTTCCGGAGCCGCTACCGAACCCCGGCTCGACGAACTGAGCGACGAAGCGCTGATGACCCGCTACGCCGGCGGCGACCAGAAGGCATTTACCCTTCTTGTCACTCGCCACCAGGGGCCCCTCTACAACTTCATTTTGCGCAGCTGCCGCCAGCCCTCGCTAGCCGATGAGCTCCTTCAGGAGACTTTTCTGCGCATCGTAAAGAGCGCCGCCTCCTACTCACCTGACGCAAAATTCACCACCTGGGCCTACACCATTGCCCGAAACCTCTGCATCGATCTCGCCAGAAAGCACAGCCGCGCCCACACCCTCTCTTTGCAAAAACCGCTGGGCGACGACGAGGGGGCAACCCGCCAGGACATCCTCCCGGATGAGCAAGCCCGCTCGGCCTCCGTCGACCACGACCGCATGGTCTTCCGCGACCGCCTCGACCGGGCCCTGGCCAACCTCCCCGAAGATCAACGCGAGGTCTTTATCCTGCGCGAGATCTCCGGACTGAAATTTCGCGAGATCGCCACGATGCTCGACTGCCCCGTTCCCACCATCAAAAGCCGCATGCGCTACGCCCTTCAAACCCTACGCGGCGAACTCGCCGACTTCGCCTCCCAGAGCTTTGACGCTGACGAAGCCTCCGAAATGCTCCCCTGA